From one Pseudobdellovibrionaceae bacterium genomic stretch:
- a CDS encoding nitroreductase family protein: protein MTEVNKDLDLQFDPQFSNDGKDLVEADSFERLVAARRSVRRYEADPIPDDVVEKCLDLALKAPNSSNLQPWEFYWVKTPEKRDELARNCFSQPAAATAPTLIVAVARIDTYKANAKQMVEVFEKSSVPVPKPAIDYYKKLVPMAYTLGPLSIWGRLRALGMWGISLFRPIPALPANRDQLFTWAVKTTALACENLMLAFRAYGFDTCPMEGIDPRRIKKLLKLPRGAEVVMVISAGKRAAGGVYGPRIRFDREQFIKRV from the coding sequence ATGACTGAAGTGAACAAGGATCTGGATCTCCAGTTTGATCCGCAGTTTTCCAATGATGGTAAAGACTTGGTTGAAGCAGACAGTTTTGAGCGACTGGTTGCGGCACGGAGAAGTGTGCGTCGTTACGAGGCCGATCCCATTCCGGATGACGTCGTTGAGAAATGCCTAGATTTAGCTTTGAAAGCGCCCAACTCCTCCAATCTTCAACCCTGGGAGTTTTATTGGGTAAAGACACCTGAGAAGCGAGATGAGTTGGCCCGCAATTGTTTTTCTCAGCCGGCAGCGGCCACAGCTCCGACCCTCATTGTCGCTGTTGCTCGGATCGATACCTATAAGGCCAATGCCAAACAAATGGTGGAGGTGTTTGAGAAATCCTCTGTGCCAGTGCCAAAGCCGGCCATCGATTATTATAAGAAGCTGGTGCCCATGGCCTACACCCTTGGTCCGTTATCCATTTGGGGCAGGCTGCGGGCATTAGGAATGTGGGGGATCAGTTTATTTCGGCCAATTCCTGCCTTGCCGGCGAATCGTGATCAACTCTTCACCTGGGCGGTAAAAACAACGGCATTGGCTTGTGAAAATTTGATGCTGGCATTTCGTGCTTACGGTTTTGACACCTGTCCGATGGAGGGTATCGATCCTCGGCGAATCAAAAAACTGCTCAAGTTACCTCGTGGGGCTGAAGTCGTAATGGTGATCAGCGCAGGCAAGAGAGCTGCTGGCGGGGTCTATGGTCCACGCATTCGTTTTGATCGTGAGCAGTTTATCAAAAGGGTTTAA
- a CDS encoding thioredoxin domain-containing protein — protein sequence MPISPYRLIYNSMDDLKITSLPGADSFADDLTKLITQRFHHLGPDYRPRTHHLLADGRPKYTNRLILETSPYLLQHAHNPVNWFAWGPEAFSLAEKLNLPILVSIGYSTCHWCHVMEEESFEDEGIARYLNENFIAIKLDREERPDIDAVYMAAVQAMTGSGGWPLNVWLTPDKKPFFGGTYFPPLDGFRGANMGFLSLLKMLKRAFQEQAEQISTSSEKLVEALNKGMRPEAGDALPGPEAIRQTVAYYKDNHDPVNGGMSGAPKFPSSLSTRLLYRYYSQSDDSTALVIANKTLTKMAQGGIYDQVGGGFHRYSTDPFWLVPHFEKMLYDNALLTLSYLDGYQATRDPEFKRVAQDILEYVTRDMTSVEGGFFSATDADSLDSQGRREEGWYFTWTLNELEEAGLTTDELQFAKTHYLVSERGNFEGRSILNTQRSVEETALSLGHDLNRAEELLCSARKKLYRFRQTKPLPIRDEKVLVSWNGLMISAFAKAGLILSKPEYLKTAEKAAGFLISHMITDDQLMRSFKDGQARHLGVLDDYAFFIAGLLDLFESTGTIDWLKQAQALDTILALRFEDSAGGFFMMDQNQENLLAREMPAYDGAEPSGNSIAALNLLRLYQITGNSTYLERALRLFKSFSGNLKSRPMILSEMLIALDFYLAKGPLVILLKSGQDPKGYKELLDVWRSSYSPQATLIQVQENQIEELSKIIPALKGKSCLNSKSTAYFCIEGSCRLPTSDAVALGNQLKTE from the coding sequence TTGCCAATATCCCCCTATCGACTTATCTATAACAGTATGGATGACCTGAAGATTACCTCATTGCCTGGCGCAGATTCCTTTGCTGACGATTTAACTAAGCTCATCACCCAGAGATTTCACCATCTTGGTCCTGACTATCGGCCACGCACTCATCATTTGTTGGCGGACGGAAGGCCAAAGTACACCAACCGATTGATATTGGAGACCAGCCCCTACCTTCTTCAACATGCTCACAATCCTGTAAACTGGTTTGCCTGGGGGCCAGAGGCATTCTCTCTCGCCGAAAAGCTTAATCTCCCTATCCTAGTGAGCATTGGCTATTCCACCTGTCACTGGTGCCATGTGATGGAAGAAGAGTCTTTTGAAGATGAGGGAATTGCCCGCTACCTCAATGAGAATTTTATTGCCATCAAGCTCGACCGTGAGGAGCGTCCCGACATTGATGCGGTTTACATGGCTGCTGTTCAGGCCATGACCGGCAGCGGGGGATGGCCGTTGAATGTTTGGCTGACACCGGACAAAAAGCCGTTTTTTGGTGGCACTTATTTCCCTCCCCTGGATGGCTTTCGCGGGGCCAATATGGGATTCCTATCTCTACTGAAGATGCTCAAAAGAGCCTTTCAGGAGCAAGCGGAGCAGATTTCAACGTCGAGCGAAAAGCTCGTCGAGGCACTCAACAAGGGGATGCGCCCTGAAGCCGGTGATGCCTTACCGGGCCCCGAAGCCATCCGCCAAACAGTGGCCTACTACAAAGACAACCACGATCCCGTAAACGGTGGAATGTCAGGTGCGCCTAAATTTCCGAGCAGCCTTTCCACTCGCCTTCTCTATCGTTACTATAGTCAATCTGATGATTCCACGGCCTTGGTGATCGCCAACAAGACGCTCACCAAAATGGCACAGGGAGGAATCTACGATCAAGTTGGTGGAGGATTTCATCGCTACTCTACCGATCCCTTTTGGCTTGTGCCTCATTTCGAAAAAATGCTTTATGACAATGCCCTTCTGACACTGTCTTACCTAGACGGTTATCAGGCCACTAGGGATCCGGAATTCAAGCGGGTGGCTCAAGACATTCTTGAATACGTCACCCGGGATATGACATCAGTTGAAGGCGGGTTCTTCTCGGCTACGGATGCTGACAGTCTTGACTCCCAAGGACGCCGAGAAGAGGGCTGGTACTTTACCTGGACACTGAATGAGCTGGAAGAAGCTGGCCTGACGACAGACGAACTTCAGTTTGCGAAGACCCACTACCTAGTGTCTGAGCGTGGCAACTTTGAAGGGCGATCCATCTTGAATACCCAAAGGTCTGTGGAGGAAACCGCCCTGTCCCTAGGGCACGACTTGAATCGTGCCGAGGAACTACTCTGCTCTGCGCGGAAAAAGCTCTATCGTTTTCGTCAGACCAAACCTCTTCCAATACGAGATGAGAAGGTTCTTGTTTCCTGGAATGGATTGATGATTTCTGCCTTTGCCAAGGCGGGGCTGATATTGAGTAAGCCCGAGTACCTAAAAACCGCTGAAAAAGCGGCTGGATTTTTGATTTCCCACATGATCACAGATGATCAGCTAATGAGAAGCTTTAAGGACGGACAGGCGCGCCACCTAGGCGTTTTGGACGACTATGCCTTTTTCATAGCAGGTCTCCTCGATCTTTTTGAATCAACGGGAACTATTGACTGGCTCAAACAGGCCCAGGCTCTCGACACCATACTGGCTCTTCGATTTGAGGATTCCGCCGGTGGTTTTTTTATGATGGACCAAAACCAAGAGAATCTGTTGGCCCGGGAGATGCCCGCCTATGACGGGGCGGAACCATCGGGTAATTCAATCGCAGCCCTCAATTTGCTGCGACTTTATCAGATCACCGGCAATTCGACTTACCTCGAAAGGGCTCTACGTCTGTTTAAATCCTTTAGTGGTAATCTTAAATCACGGCCAATGATCTTGTCTGAAATGCTCATTGCTCTTGATTTTTATCTGGCAAAAGGACCTCTGGTCATTTTGCTTAAATCTGGACAGGATCCCAAGGGCTACAAAGAGCTTCTAGATGTATGGCGCTCATCTTATTCCCCACAGGCGACTCTCATCCAGGTGCAAGAGAATCAGATTGAGGAGCTTAGCAAGATCATTCCAGCCCTAAAGGGAAAAAGCTGCCTCAATAGCAAATCCACGGCTTATTTCTGCATAGAGGGCTCCTGCCGCCTGCCCACCAGCGATGCCGTCGCCCTTGGAAATCAACTTAAGACCGAATAG
- a CDS encoding RNA polymerase sigma factor, with amino-acid sequence MRSFHSKAFHWALSLTQGDHEDAKEIMQKVYLKIYEGQARYVASPEASLKTWLFAVIKRTTHEHRRNIWKRLFRENPSLSTDSSEENRDFFSPESLDQRKRVLAALQSLPDRQKQIIELVTYHDLTVAEAARVMDVSLGSARTHYHRAKEKLRQLLKGELV; translated from the coding sequence TTGAGATCATTTCACAGCAAGGCCTTTCACTGGGCCCTTAGTTTGACCCAGGGTGACCATGAGGATGCGAAAGAAATCATGCAGAAGGTCTATTTAAAAATCTATGAAGGGCAAGCTCGCTATGTGGCTTCACCAGAGGCAAGTCTAAAAACCTGGCTGTTCGCGGTAATCAAGAGAACTACCCATGAGCATCGCCGGAACATTTGGAAGCGGCTTTTTCGCGAGAACCCGTCTTTGAGCACGGACAGTTCGGAGGAAAATAGGGACTTCTTTTCCCCCGAGTCCCTTGACCAACGGAAGCGGGTTCTCGCCGCTCTTCAATCCTTGCCAGATCGCCAGAAGCAAATCATAGAACTAGTGACTTACCATGATCTAACAGTTGCAGAGGCGGCCCGAGTGATGGATGTCTCTCTTGGTTCAGCGCGCACACACTACCACAGAGCCAAAGAGAAGTTACGACAGTTATTAAAGGGGGAATTGGTATGA
- a CDS encoding ABC transporter ATP-binding protein, translating to MPILGKNIIKEFGDPPHRVLHEINVNIQDGEFVSISGKSGSGKSTLLYILSTLDSPTRGEVHVDGMNIATLNDTNLHSFRNLHVGFIFQFHYLLPELSAIENILLGPRNIGQHEELRDRAHDLLRDFDIFDQADKLPSQMSGGQQQRVAIARSLIMNPRYLFADEPTGNLDTTNGQMVMDILKDRNKTNGTTVILVTHEPDYSAIADREIHMIDGQVVPNH from the coding sequence GTGCCAATTCTCGGAAAAAATATCATAAAGGAATTCGGCGATCCTCCTCATCGGGTTCTACATGAGATAAATGTGAACATCCAAGACGGTGAGTTCGTCTCGATTTCCGGAAAATCCGGTTCAGGAAAAAGTACTCTGCTCTATATTTTGAGTACTCTCGACAGTCCCACTAGGGGCGAGGTCCATGTAGATGGCATGAATATCGCCACCCTAAATGATACAAACCTTCACTCATTTCGAAACCTCCATGTCGGGTTTATTTTCCAGTTTCACTACCTTCTCCCTGAATTATCGGCCATAGAAAATATCCTCCTAGGACCGAGAAACATCGGGCAACATGAGGAGCTCCGAGATAGAGCCCATGATTTACTCAGAGACTTTGATATATTTGATCAGGCCGACAAGCTGCCTTCCCAAATGAGTGGCGGACAGCAACAGCGGGTGGCCATTGCCCGCTCTTTGATTATGAATCCCCGTTACCTATTTGCTGACGAGCCGACGGGTAACCTGGATACCACCAACGGACAAATGGTCATGGACATCCTTAAGGACCGGAATAAGACTAATGGAACGACCGTTATTCTTGTCACCCACGAACCAGACTATTCCGCTATTGCCGACCGAGAGATTCATATGATCGACGGACAGGTGGTCCCTAACCATTAA
- a CDS encoding class I SAM-dependent rRNA methyltransferase: MKIQLAKNLRREILRGHPWIYAKALKSLPSLPNAQLAQLADSKGEPLAWVLCDPHSPLAVRVLSLERKPPQDSFWQRRFQRALDLRFPLLNESTNCVRLFNGEGDLLPGLVCDLYDDTAVIQFDGKGPGEFWNRDQLCGWLVENTPAKTIVEKFRSGSKETHIVLAGQLSSPEIEVRENNCQYIVNVIEGQKTGFFLDQRENRHYVRSFSRELSVVNLFSYSGGFSIAAGLGGAESVTSVDISPGAIELAERNWSLNQLTPESHQAIVADVFEFLLDQSQTWDCVIVDPPSMAHSEKQKPQAINKYQELFSLAAKKVTSGGHLVLSSCSSHISFDDFFAIINESLSKARRRGQVLRISGQGSDHPFPHICPELRYLKFAHLALN, from the coding sequence ATGAAAATTCAGCTCGCAAAGAACCTACGCAGAGAAATCCTTAGAGGGCACCCGTGGATCTACGCTAAGGCTTTAAAATCATTGCCTTCTTTGCCCAATGCCCAGCTCGCTCAATTGGCGGACTCCAAGGGGGAGCCACTGGCCTGGGTTCTTTGCGACCCCCACTCACCCCTTGCGGTGCGGGTGCTGTCTTTGGAGAGAAAACCTCCCCAAGACTCCTTTTGGCAAAGGCGATTTCAAAGGGCGCTGGACCTCAGATTTCCTCTTCTGAATGAGTCGACCAACTGTGTTCGCTTGTTTAATGGTGAGGGTGACCTCCTCCCGGGGCTGGTGTGCGATCTTTACGACGATACCGCCGTCATTCAGTTTGACGGTAAGGGCCCTGGAGAATTTTGGAATCGGGACCAGCTCTGCGGCTGGCTTGTTGAGAATACACCAGCCAAAACGATTGTCGAAAAATTCCGCTCTGGGAGCAAAGAGACCCACATTGTATTAGCAGGTCAACTCTCATCGCCCGAGATTGAGGTAAGGGAAAACAACTGCCAATACATTGTAAACGTCATTGAAGGCCAGAAGACCGGTTTCTTTTTAGATCAAAGAGAGAACCGACATTATGTGAGAAGCTTTTCACGCGAACTCAGTGTCGTGAACCTTTTTAGCTACTCTGGGGGCTTTTCCATTGCCGCCGGACTCGGTGGTGCTGAGTCAGTCACCAGCGTCGACATTTCTCCGGGAGCCATTGAACTTGCAGAGCGAAATTGGTCACTGAATCAACTGACACCAGAGTCCCATCAAGCCATCGTCGCTGATGTATTTGAATTTCTCCTTGATCAATCGCAAACCTGGGATTGCGTGATCGTTGATCCCCCCTCAATGGCCCACTCAGAAAAACAAAAACCCCAAGCCATCAACAAGTACCAGGAGTTGTTCTCTCTGGCCGCAAAGAAAGTGACCTCGGGCGGACATCTGGTCCTGAGCTCTTGCTCCAGCCATATCTCGTTTGATGATTTCTTTGCGATTATTAATGAGTCGCTGTCAAAGGCTCGAAGACGCGGACAGGTTCTGCGGATTTCTGGACAGGGATCCGATCATCCATTCCCTCATATCTGTCCCGAGCTCCGCTATTTGAAGTTTGCTCACCTGGCACTCAATTAA
- a CDS encoding FecR domain-containing protein produces the protein MIFTRRLLLIIATAIGALLLHEQQAPAWTIAKIRGTVELKRGDTTSPATLNTELQSDDLIITGRSARVLLSEGESKLWLSQRSRLKVGSLGSGGGKPSTIDVSYGKIRALIKSDQAKKYQYKIETAVVGVRGTEFFTHSDESGQTICTLEGQVEATLEDGTAIQVNEGQGLNLRTGESPSLDPNSDFLVAQWVADTSFEPERPAVSLDYDAKPGIQQLGESLLFWGASSTLHYCSSSNSDFNDQVSDDLNCFRAHLRPILQYGKSTRFYLMPLVNIYQTNTQTQIDDFPSLTGNNRTTLTAAEAYFESPWNQWKWRLGYQSVEWNDGVLFSARDWSPEPITHLGLRALGSLAGWKVDFVATDAHEESEPLDGHTQVSILGVNFSLPDDSGSIYLAHTNFGSHHSGKSPYAFGHEIVNVGLYTKHRWSRSDLKASILYQDHVRHVDASGSKGSVQDGMGELEFGFYPSGTKPFRVGGRLSSAGRNYIPVFEDYYRLGLSGLVSSRANLDQYRLFIQWQISDNHLVAADYVSSKERSATGFVRQSIDTENGATIGQEFDLLYQWKLNPKHQVMFGAWHFMPDKISNNEDAATGYLVRLSSSL, from the coding sequence TTGATCTTCACTAGACGATTGCTACTCATTATTGCTACAGCGATTGGCGCCCTGCTGCTCCACGAACAGCAGGCTCCTGCCTGGACAATTGCGAAAATAAGAGGAACGGTTGAACTTAAGCGAGGTGACACCACCTCTCCGGCGACACTCAATACAGAACTTCAATCAGATGATTTGATTATAACTGGACGCTCTGCCCGAGTTCTCTTATCCGAAGGCGAATCCAAACTGTGGCTGAGTCAACGCAGCCGGCTGAAGGTTGGATCGCTGGGGTCTGGTGGAGGTAAGCCTAGCACGATTGATGTCTCCTACGGAAAAATTCGGGCCCTTATCAAGTCAGATCAAGCAAAAAAGTATCAATACAAGATTGAGACTGCCGTAGTTGGTGTACGCGGAACTGAGTTCTTTACCCACAGTGATGAAAGTGGGCAGACGATTTGCACCCTTGAAGGACAAGTTGAAGCCACCCTAGAAGATGGAACAGCAATCCAGGTCAACGAAGGGCAGGGGCTCAATTTACGCACCGGCGAGTCCCCAAGCCTTGACCCCAATTCCGATTTTCTGGTCGCACAGTGGGTGGCGGACACCTCTTTTGAGCCGGAACGACCAGCCGTCTCTCTTGACTATGATGCAAAGCCTGGGATCCAACAGTTGGGTGAATCCTTGTTATTTTGGGGAGCTTCGTCCACGCTTCACTACTGTAGTAGTTCAAACTCCGACTTTAATGATCAAGTCTCTGATGATCTCAATTGTTTTCGTGCTCACCTGCGCCCCATCCTTCAGTATGGTAAATCGACAAGATTTTACCTAATGCCCTTGGTTAATATTTACCAGACCAACACTCAAACCCAGATTGATGATTTTCCCTCTTTGACTGGCAACAACCGAACCACCCTGACTGCTGCTGAGGCCTATTTTGAATCCCCCTGGAACCAATGGAAATGGCGGCTGGGATATCAGAGCGTGGAATGGAATGACGGCGTCTTGTTTTCGGCCAGAGATTGGTCTCCTGAGCCGATCACCCATCTGGGATTGCGAGCTCTTGGCTCTCTCGCTGGCTGGAAGGTGGACTTTGTGGCCACAGATGCTCATGAAGAGTCTGAACCCCTGGATGGGCATACTCAGGTTTCGATCCTTGGCGTGAACTTTTCCCTCCCTGATGATTCCGGCAGCATTTACCTTGCCCATACCAATTTCGGCAGTCATCACAGTGGAAAATCTCCCTATGCCTTTGGGCACGAGATTGTAAATGTGGGCTTGTACACCAAACATCGGTGGAGCCGATCAGATCTGAAGGCCTCTATCCTTTATCAGGATCATGTTCGGCACGTTGATGCTAGTGGAAGTAAAGGATCCGTTCAAGACGGAATGGGTGAATTGGAATTCGGGTTTTACCCATCTGGCACCAAACCTTTTCGTGTCGGCGGCCGCCTCTCCAGCGCGGGCCGCAATTATATACCTGTCTTTGAAGACTACTACAGACTTGGTCTCAGCGGTCTGGTGAGCAGTCGTGCAAATTTGGATCAGTATCGACTCTTTATCCAATGGCAAATTAGTGACAATCATCTTGTTGCAGCCGACTATGTTTCCTCTAAAGAGAGGTCTGCCACAGGCTTTGTTCGCCAGTCGATTGACACAGAAAATGGCGCCACCATCGGCCAAGAATTTGATTTACTCTATCAATGGAAACTCAACCCCAAACATCAGGTCATGTTTGGGGCATGGCACTTTATGCCGGATAAAATTTCAAACAATGAAGACGCCGCAACGGGATATCTGGTGAGACTTTCCTCCTCACTCTAA
- a CDS encoding periplasmic heavy metal sensor: MKYVILAAILMTMTISVSSYADDDIRPDLPLNVEGPPPEGFQMGFPGPQGELGDYGRNHRRHGKFENRRGFRGQKGMKRGRRGPRGMRGHLFPPELVMRQQKELGLSDDQQKKIIKIMSTFQGEVVQLNWNLKSEEQKLDELVSKDKVDAKAADSQIQRILSAEGKLKAKHLGMLIEVKNILNGEQIEKLRDLKQEQRRMRRGGPMGPGGPGDHEGPPPGEDHDDGDED; this comes from the coding sequence ATGAAATACGTGATTTTAGCCGCTATCTTAATGACAATGACGATTTCCGTTTCGTCTTACGCCGATGATGATATCCGACCTGATCTCCCCCTCAATGTTGAAGGCCCCCCTCCGGAGGGATTTCAAATGGGCTTTCCCGGACCCCAGGGAGAATTGGGGGACTACGGACGAAACCACCGTCGGCACGGCAAATTTGAAAACCGCAGGGGCTTTCGCGGACAAAAAGGAATGAAGCGAGGCCGTCGTGGCCCGCGAGGGATGCGCGGCCATTTGTTTCCGCCAGAGTTGGTGATGAGGCAACAAAAGGAACTCGGACTTTCGGATGACCAACAAAAGAAGATCATCAAAATTATGTCGACTTTTCAGGGCGAAGTGGTGCAACTCAACTGGAACTTAAAGTCAGAGGAGCAAAAACTGGATGAACTTGTCTCAAAGGACAAGGTTGACGCCAAAGCAGCTGACAGCCAGATTCAACGAATCCTTAGTGCAGAGGGCAAGCTCAAGGCAAAACACCTTGGGATGCTCATCGAAGTCAAAAATATTCTCAATGGGGAACAAATTGAAAAGCTCAGGGACCTTAAGCAAGAGCAGCGGCGTATGCGCCGAGGCGGCCCAATGGGACCCGGCGGACCGGGTGACCATGAGGGTCCTCCTCCCGGAGAGGATCACGATGATGGGGATGAGGACTAA
- a CDS encoding CoA-binding protein — translation MEDSKIKEILQKYNRVTVVGISSNTSRASFVVSKVLVDRGYQVDGVNPKETNILGCPIYPNLRDVPQPLEIVDVFRAPEHVPALIDELIPLKPKVIWLQEGVTHPESEEKARKAGIEVVSDLCIKKEIYRLL, via the coding sequence ATGGAAGACAGTAAAATCAAAGAAATTCTGCAAAAGTATAATCGCGTGACCGTCGTTGGGATTAGCTCCAACACATCCAGGGCAAGTTTTGTGGTTAGTAAGGTTTTGGTGGATCGAGGCTATCAAGTGGATGGTGTGAACCCGAAGGAGACCAACATCCTCGGTTGCCCTATCTATCCAAACCTTCGGGATGTTCCTCAGCCTCTTGAGATCGTCGATGTATTTCGTGCTCCTGAACATGTTCCAGCTTTGATTGATGAGTTGATTCCTCTAAAGCCAAAAGTGATTTGGCTGCAGGAAGGGGTGACTCATCCGGAATCTGAAGAGAAGGCAAGGAAAGCTGGTATTGAGGTTGTTTCAGACCTTTGTATCAAAAAAGAAATCTACCGCCTGCTGTAA